TACCAGCATGGCTGCTCACCACTCGTCTTGTCCACGTCTACCTCTGTGTGTCTCCCTCGTGCAGCATTGTCTCAGCCCTCAGGTAGCTCtgcagaaggagaggagaaagtgaaggTGGTAGTGGTGCCAGTCCCAGTGCCGGTCTTCATCCCAGTGCCTATGAACCTGTATTCCCAGCACACACCTGTTCCAGTGGCGATGCCCGTACCCGTATGTTTCAGTACTTGTGCGAGTTTGCTGGGCCACAATAATGAACTTGTTTAAAGTTTTCATCTAccgttgtgtttatttttgttgttttcttacaGGTTCCAGTACCCATGGTGGTTTCACCGCTGGTCAAGGACATGCAAGGACGCAGCGGTCCAGTTTGAGCCTTATCAGCGAGGGAGGAAAAAGCTATACAAGTGCCTGCTTCCACTGCAGGTTGGGTCTCGTTCTTGACTACTTGGCGGTTCACACTTTAATaaattttttggtttttttccccatcctaTTGGTGCTCAAAAAGAAAACTTTGGGATCAGAATGTCCGGTAGAAATGTAGTATTAAGAAGCATGTTGCAtgtttccttcctccttctAGATTTTATATTTTGAGTGGTAGCTCAGGCTGTTGGAGACTGGGTTGAGAATCAGAGGGTTCTAGGTTTGAgcccccagtgcagacaaaacaaggaaggtgccagaacaccttcataGCACTGCTgcggtacccttgagcaaggtaccaaacccacaattgcTCATATTGGGCTCTGCGATGACCTGGCGACTAATCCAGGGGTGAGCCCtgcattgtgtaccctccctgtgaccccgaaaggttaaagtggttaagaagacaaCAACCATGCTGATTCAAGATTTTAAAGGTTTTCACTTTAATGAGCAGAATTTAAGCTCCTTGTTCTTTTTCCTGAACAGCTGAAACAGACCAGATGGGTCTGATATTGGAAGATCAGAGGCCGTGGGCGCCGATAACCAATGAAAGCGTCAGGCGCGCTGAAGCCGGCCCGCCAGTTGCTACAAGTTCAGAGGGCAACACGGAGATGAGCGATGCCAGAGCTAACGCCAGGCTGAAGGAGAGCGCCACGACGAGTGAGCCACCTGCCAACAGCACCTCCCATCAACCCCGTCCTCTCCAATGATGGACTTGGAGACTGATTTCCCATCTGGTGAGACCTCACGCAAACTGAAGTCTGCTGCAGATCTCCATTGTTGTATTCGTCCACCTCTTCACCACCCACTTTAGTAGTATTCATACACATGCGGctactctgtctgtctgtgagcGTGCACAGAATCGTTTGAATCAGAAGCCGCCGGCACCACAGCGGGGAGTAAAGAGACCCAGAGACTGTTTCACCAGCAGGAAACGGGTACGACCACGCTCACACCCCTTAACCTTGGGAACCTTTTCCTTCTCTAGTTTAATTACCGTGAACACGCTTCTCCCTCCATTATTATACCGTTTATACACCGAACTGCATTCCACTGCAGTAGGATATAGGCGCAATCCTCAAGAGCCCAATTTTGGACCCTAGCAGCTTTGCCACAGCGCCATCTACTCAATTGAACAACTAAGGACACATTTCTTTAGCAAGTCCTCAGCACACTTGTGAGTATTGACtagaaaacagttttatttatttgtctatGAAAGTGGAACAGTAATTCCGAAGCATGTCATTTTTCATGACATAAACAACAGTTATGGGAGCGTATTTAATCTATTTTTGGATATTTATTCAGCTAAGCTTAACTTTGAGTATGTGAGAGCAGGTTGTTATATGTACTGTAGCTATAAAGTCTATGAAGTCAACGTATCTTCCAGATTTACCACTTTATCCACAGTTACAAATGAAACATGTGACACTGACTAAGGTGTTTACGTTTGCATGTAAATGCATGCTTTATGTGTGTATTAAAGTGATTTAGGGGATGCACACTTCTTTTAATCCAGAACATTATATTCcagatgtattttattttgtattttgtctGACATTCTATCTCCTTTTTTTAGAAGCACCATCCAAGAGAGGCTTTGCGTCACCACCAAGGAGATGATTGCTGAGTAAAGACGTAACTTTATATACATGAACACCCATTTATTAAAGGCACTTTTGTTAAATTTTGTTagttaaaatatgcagatgaaaattaaaagtagaaatgaatgtGATTCATGTTACCAagtattggattaaatgttATGATGCTGATATAACATGTTATGTTATATAACCCACTGCTGTGTGTAACGCTGTTAATGTTGGTGTTTCCATTGCTGTCAGCTGCCTGAAACAAACCAAGCATAAACTTCTGCCTCTCCTTTGACGTTGGCATTGTTCATTTTCGCTATTTGTTTTAAACCTTTACATCTGTTATTGACGGGTCAAATTACTTATTGCTTAAGGTTCGTTTTTCACTTTTCTAAGACTCACATCAGATATTTTTGTCTCTTCAGGTAGTTTTCATATTGACGAGATTGTATTCACTTAATTAAAGGACCTAAATTGTGTTCAAAGGTTCTAAAACTGGTTAAAACACTTAATTTTTTTAGAATAATCTCTACCTGTAAGATACAACACTTTGTTTGGCCTGGTAATCTTGTTTTTCAAGTTTTTATTTCCAAGAACTCATAAATGAATCACACGTAGACTTAATTGCACCTATCCCTCCAAACACGTTAATATCCATAAATGTGAAGTAGTCCTATAAAATGATGATTGATGTGGATTGTTTAACTTGAATTGTACCATTAGTAGAAATAATTAACTGTAAAGTCGTGATTTCATTGAttctaaatacatttttgaatGTGTGCTTGATGCTGTATTAATTTCTAAAAGGATTTTTAGAATTTAGTGTCCTATTAAGTGTTTTGGGTTAATTTGCTGCTTCTGTTAAAAACCGATAAGGCTTTTTATAAGCAAGATCTAAAGTATTTAAAgattcaatattttatttttgtaatatATTTGCTTTCACATTAGTGTTGCTTATGCTTTGAACTTGGTTTACTATGGAGGTCCATGTTTACAGATGTAGATGGTTTGATGTCATCACTGATTTTGATTACAtgtattttgaaaaaaaatctctccctatatatatatatatatatatatatatattactgtgAATAATCACAGACAAGCCTTTGGCttattttttattctgtctATCCAGAGTCGAAGGCGGACCGGTCTGTCGGACCGCACCGCCACGTCGAGTCCAACCGCCTCCAAAGTGAACCACCTGTATGGGGTTAAAGCCTGGAAGAGCTGGGTCCAACAGCGGGACAAACAGCAGCCGCAGAGTGAGTCTgctttctacttcctgtccctgctTGGCTTCTCTCTTTCCAACTCGCTGACTGTTCACCATTATTACGGTCTGGTCCATCCAGTAGATGTTAAAGAAGATATCCTTGAGTGCAATTCTGTGGAACTAAGCTTCGCACTAGCTCGATTCATCCAGGAGGTTAGGCGGCCGAACGGGGAGACGTACAGCCCAGACAGCATCTTCTACCTGTGTCTGGGGATTCAGCAGGTACCAACACTCATTTACATCCGGAAATTGGCTCTATTGCTGTGACTGTGCGTCGATTCCTCACCTGCTCTGCCTGGCTTTAATTGGACAGTACCTGTTTATGCAAGGCCGGATAGAGAACATCTTCACCGATCCACTCTACAACCAGTTCACTGTTGAGATCACACAGATGCTGCGAGTCTGGAGGCCTAAATTATTACCTGGTGGTATGAATCTTAAccaaatgacacatttccatTCAAATTCTATCAGCCAACCATTGTTGTATTCATGCTTCAAAGCTTTAAATCTCTTTATAGCTATAATTAAGGTCCACATCTAAAGGGATTGTCATGGTGACAATCTTCCATTGTCTCTATGGAACATTTATCAGTTACCTTTGTTCCCTCTTAAACTTATATTTAACAATGGTTTTCTCTTAACACCTGTTTGTGAATATGGACACATACCCTACATACCCTGGACCATCAGTATTTATTTCTTCCTCAAGGCGGTGTTGTCTCATCTCGTGTTGCCGAATCCCACCTGTGGGAGTGTAAGCAGTTGGGCGCCTACTCCCCCATCGTGCTGCTCAACACGTTGCTTTTCTTCTGCACTAAAAAGTTTGGTTACACCACCCTGGAGCATCACCAAAGGCTTTCTTTTACCAACTTCACCCGCTGCTCCAAAGCCTGCAGCCGAACAGGCAAAGCGAACTACCTCCTCCACAGAAGCAGCACCGCCACACCACACAGACAGGAGACGGGTACGGAGGGTAACACAAATGCCTTTTTGCTCGTCCAAAATCAAAGTCAGGGTCTTAAACCTCCTTTTCCTTGTTTGCAGAACATTTGAGAAAGCGGCAGACGGCAGAGGAGCTGGAAATGCATCAAAATGTGACCAACCCCCTGCAATGTCCTGTCAGACTGTACGAGTTCTACCTCTCTAGATGGTGAGGAGTACACACAAGCATTCAAATTTAGGCTGCTTACGCCTCTGAAAAAAGCATCCAGTATCTGTAATGTATGGGAGTGAATGCCTCTCCTTCATGGTTGTCTTCTCTGTAACAGTCCAGAGTCAGTCAAGAAGAGAACTGATGTGTTTTACCTCCAGCCTGAACAGAATGTGCACACGCACAGGTCAGTCCACACATTGTTTACAGCGAGTGATGAATGACTATTGTTGGCATGTACAGTAGATGGTTGTTCTGGTAGATTGGAGAAAGTGCTGCAATAGTGTAGACAATAACAAGGCTCCTCAATGAACAGATCACCTGAAAATTAAAGCCTGTTATCTACTTCACCTTCACACGTTTCGCTCTCCATTAAAGCTGGAATCCGTGATTTGGTTTGCAACAAAAATTGCTCACTTACAGGAGATCTTGCCTCACAAACTGATAGCATCACGAGCGGAAGGTGAAAAAACTCCAGTCACTGTAGGACACCTACTGTCCATCACAGCTCAGAGAATCAAGAGTAAACCTACCTGCTCCCTGATCCCAATCATTGGGCAGGACTAGGGTTCTGCACTAGTAATGCTTCAAGCATGCTCTGAAGTAaccatttccatttcttttcaaATACATGAACAAAAAATAGTGACTGTATTCTCTTTAGtgtaatttttttaatgtgtttatttatattttatattcatttcTTGACCTCAACAGCTCCCACTGGTTCACTTCCCAGCCTCTAGAGGGCGCCACTCTAGAGAGCATGCTCACCCGTATCCTGGCTGTCAGAGAAGTTCTGACAGAAGTGTCCAAGCGTCGATCTTCAGCCACCACCGGCGGGGAGAGTTTACAATGAGACGGACTAGTGCCCATGCACATTCACTTTATTATCTTTTCTGCAGGAGAAAGGTGGCTTCACTACAATGAAAGGACATTTTGTCACAACGCGGACAATTGCAACAACTTTCTGACCCTTTGAACTGCGTTGGTGGTACAGAATCTTCATTTCATGCCCGCCTGTGCCACATCGGTGTGGTGCGCTCGCCTTTGTGGCCTGTGGCAGGTTTATTCATCATGAACATCAGTTTTTATGTGAGAACAGGCAGTTCTGACAGATGAGCACTTATATCCAACAGGCACAGTCAGATCACCTCATTAACAAGCCTGACCTGTTTTTAAATTTCCCATGAGTCTGAATTATAATCAAGTTAGTATTTATTGTTATTGGTTACAGGTTTTAAAGggtgttttaaacatttaaactgcCTTCAGCAGATATAATGTGCTTTTGAATATGACCAAatcctttatttatatatggTACCATTTAGAATTTGGAATCTGGCAGGGAATAGCCCCATCTCACCACCGGAACCCTTCATCCAGACAAAGAGAAATGATAATCCATTATTACTTTGAGACAGGAAGCTCAGTTTTACGAGAAAGAAAAACTTTAAATGTATCCTAACGTGCGAATTGAAAGTTTTTGGTTCCACCTGCGGTGTGAAGAACATGCTGTAACCTGAGACCACACTGTCACAGCAGCCTCTATTGGACTTTGTGACATCCTCAAGCCAAAATAATGCACAAGTCAGCCAAGATTATTcccttttattgtgtttttactCTACATAGCAATAGAAAATATGGAGTAATATTCCTATTTTTCCTTCTATTTCCTGTTTATCACgtgtctctcttctcttttctggtCCAAGTTCTCTCACCCTCCCTGATTCTTTTCATCTCGGTGTTGAGAACTGTTGAAACAGTTGAAGCTGGGCTTCATTTCTTAACATGGATAGATTTCAGAGTATAATAATGTATATCAATTTTACTGTTTTTAGAAATGCATCAGACTTTTGCTTCTTCCATGTTTGGCAATGTCTTCAgcactttttacatttttgtcagtctctctgtctgtcccccccccccccttttttttctttttgccatcGGCAGCGATAATAAGTGCTCTGATGCCGTGCCTAACACATAAGCCACTGTATGAGCAGCGGTGGTAAGGTTCACGTTTACTGCTGCCAAATATCTGTAGCCGGTGGTAAAAACTGTAGCCGCGGTGATGCAGAACTGGTGATAAATGGAACGTCCAGTTGGGCTGTGAGACAACCGTTACAACAcagtcttctttttttaatacaaCTGTCCATCTGAGTTCAACCAGGATATAAAAACAAATATGCGTTTAGTCAGAGATATACAGTGAGATTTAAATTTATCATGTACTGAAAACATTACTGTTGTGTTAAGGGAATAAAGGACCACGTGGATCAATCACAGAGGTGCTTCATTGTCTTCACAGCTGTTTGTTTCATGGGTTATCATTTAATTTGTTACTATGTTGTCAATGTGACATTGACCCTAGAATCCTGTTTTATGTCTATGTTGTACACTTTAAACTACTTGTTGGTGGCCCAGTCCAGAAGTTGGCGGTGAGTCGTGCCGAGATAAAGCCTTAACCGGAATCGCCACCGTCCAGACATCTGTAAGAAGACTGATGTCTCGAAACAGCGCTGTGTTGTACACTGGTGCAAATCCAATCCTTGTTGTTATCACTTTTCCTGCTGTAATCACACATAAAGCTCTTCAGACAGAAGGTGGCTGAAGTCAGTCACAAACTGCATATACGTCCATTTAGTTAATATAATAAGTCTCCTATTCTTTGTTTATCTCTTCGCTTGCAGGGAGATAAAATTTAACAggtaaaactgaaagaaaatgtgatCATGGGAGTGTAACTGAAGTATGTGCAGTTTTCTAAACGGATTAATAAACTTCAGTTATTTGTGTGAACGCTCTGTTTCTCTAATATTCAAACGCTCAGTTTAGGCTTCTATGGAGAAGCGATACTGCAACTAAAATCCTAATTTCA
Above is a genomic segment from Takifugu rubripes chromosome 2, fTakRub1.2, whole genome shotgun sequence containing:
- the LOC115248833 gene encoding zinc finger MYM-type protein 3-like translates to MGLILEDQRPWAPITNESNRLNQKPPAPQRGVKRPRDCFTSRKRSRRRTGLSDRTATSSPTASKVNHLYGVKAWKSWVQQRDKQQPQIDVKEDILECNSVELSFALARFIQEVRRPNGETYSPDSIFYLCLGIQQYLFMQGRIENIFTDPLYNQFTVEITQMLRVWRPKLLPGGGVVSSRVAESHLWECKQLGAYSPIVLLNTLLFFCTKKFGYTTLEHHQRLSFTNFTRCSKACSRTGKANYLLHRSSTATPHRQETEHLRKRQTAEELEMHQNVTNPLQCPVRLYEFYLSRCPESVKKRTDVFYLQPEQNVHTHSSHWFTSQPLEGATLESMLTRILAVREVLTEVSKRRSSATTGGESLQ